The following proteins are encoded in a genomic region of Chaetodon auriga isolate fChaAug3 chromosome 8, fChaAug3.hap1, whole genome shotgun sequence:
- the apoc2 gene encoding apolipoprotein C-II has product MNKLLVITVLVALFALSAESFRVPRQAEEEQEEQGTLTKISNTVKSYYDSAVNTVSDCLDSVKGMKLEEKAANLYTDTVTVVSTYVGIFNDQLYHYVYPE; this is encoded by the exons ATGAACAAGCTGCTGGTCATTACTGTGCTGGTCGCGCTCTTCGCTCTCA GCGCTGAGAGCTTCCGTGTGCCGAGGCAGGctgaggaagagcaggaagagcagGGGACCCTGACCAAGATCTCAAACACCGTCAAGTCCTACTACGACAGTGCCGTCAATACCGTCAGTGACTGCCTGGACAGCGTCAAGGGCatgaagctggaggagaaagcAGC GAATCTTTACACTGATACTGTCACAGTTGTTAGCACCTACGTTGGAATTTTCAACGACCAGCTTTACCACTACGTGTACCCCGAGTAG